From the Aerococcus viridans genome, the window CGTAAAGTCACTAAAATTTTTATCACGCATTTACACGGAGACCATATCTTTGGTTTGCCAGGCTTTTTATCGTCAAGAAGTCATCAAGGCGGTGAGTCTCCGGTGACCATTTATGGACCTAAAGGCATTAAAGCCTATATTGATAACTTTCTTCAAGTTACCCGTACGACCTTAGGCTATGATCTAATCATTCAGGAGTTAGCCGATGAAGGTATGGTCTTTCAAAATGACCAATACCAGGTACTCTATAAGACTTTAGACCACGCTGTTCAGTCTTATGGATTTAGAGTCATTGAGGCTGATCAAGTAGGGGAACTGTTGATTGATAAGGCGAGAGAAGCTGGCGTACCAAATGGGCCTTTACTAGGTCAACTAAAACAAGGCAAGACCATTACCTTAGAAGATGGTACCCAGTTAGATGGTCGTGACTTTATTGGACCTGACAAAAAGGGCCACATTGTCACCATTCTAGGTGATACCCGTTATAACAAAAATGCAGTAGCACTTGCAAAAGATGCGGACTTTTTAGTACATGAAGCGACCTTTGCTGCTGGCGAGGAACGGATGGCACGTAATTACTACCATTCAACCGCTAAACAAGCTGGTCAAGTGGCTAAGGAAGCCAATGTCAAACAATTATTACTAACCCATATCTCAGCTAGATATGTAGGAAAAGCCTCACAGCAACTAGAGGCAGATGCTAGGAAAGTGTTTGCCAACAGCCAAATTGTAAAAGATTTTGATTCAATCAGTCTCGGATAAGTAGCCACATTTATAGGAGTGATGAAAATGTCTCAAACATACACAGTCATAACAGGTGCATCTTCAGGAATCGGTCAAGCTTTTGCTTATAAGATGGCCAGCGAAGGTAGAAATATCATCATCAACGGTCGAAATAAAAAACGGTTGAATGAAACAAAGAAACAGGCCAAGGAATTAGGTGCAGGACAAGTTTTAGCTTATACAGCCGACTTAGTGACTAGTGACGAAGCCGAGAAATTCGCCCAATATTGCTTTGACAAAGGACAAATCGAAAATTTTGTCCATTGTTTAGGGTTCGGTGATTTTTCAGCAATTAGTGACCAAGCTTATTCGCAAATCGCTAAGCTGACCCATACTAATTTATTATTAACCATGTTCCTTTCAAAACGCTTTGCAGCTGGGATGTTAGACCAAGATACGGAAGCCAATAATATCACCTTAATTGCGTCAGTTGCTGGCTTAATTCAAACGCCTAAATCAGCTGTATACGCAGCTAGTAAAGCAGGCGTACATGCCTTTGCCAACGGCTTAAGACAAGATTTGTGGTCAACCAAGATTAAGGTGACTTGTATCTTGCCTGGTCCAGTTGACACTGCCTTCTTTGATATCGCGGATAAAGATGGGTCATACTTTGAAAATGTCCAATCTTTTGCCACCACACCAGAGATTGTTGCTGACAAGATGGCAACCGCGATTGAACGTGGCCAGTTTGAGGTAATCGTGCCATTTTACTATGACATTATGAACCGTCTAATGAGATTGGCGCCAAGCTTAGCCTATCGTTTGATTCATATGACCTATGAAAAAGGCCAATTTAGAGACTAATTTTCTACGAAACTTAGAAATGAGGACAAATTTTGTTGCAATCAGTTTATGAATGGATAGAACCTGAATACTTAAGCAATGCAGATGATACAGCTGCAACCTTTATCCAGCAGCTAGCTGAAGACCTATCCTTACCAAAGATGGTCGTACAGGTCATTTATGATAAGGGCTACCAAACAGCTGAAGCGATTCAAGCTTTTATCGCTAAAGAGCCCGTATTTTATGATCCATTCTTATTAAAAGATATGGAAAAGGCCGTTTCAAGACTACATCAAGCGGTTGAAGACTATGAAGAGATTTTAATCTACGGGGATTATGATGCAGATGGAATCACTTCTACGACGATTTTGTATGAAACGCTAGAAATGCTTGGGGCCAATGTATCCTTCTACTTACCTAACCGGTTTGATGATGGGTATGGGCCAAACAAGGATGTCTATGCTTATTACATCAAGAAAGGGACCCAACTAATCCTGACTTGTGACAATGGGGTAGCAGGACACGAAGCCGTAGCTTACGCCAAAGACCAAGGTGTTGACGTGATCATCACGGACCACCATGAAATCGGGGACAGCTTGCCGGATGCCTATGCCATCGTTCATCCAAGACATCCAGAGGGTCAATATCCTTTTGGTGATTTAGCAGGTGCAGGTGTCGCATTGAAATTGGCCACAGCCTTACTTGGTGAAACGCCAAGTGATTTACTGGATGTTGCTGCTATTGGAACCGTTGCTGACTTGGTGTCACTAACTGACGAAAACCGGGTCATTGTGGCGTCTGGATTAGACCAAATGAAGCATACCGAGCGGTTAGGCTTACAGATGTTCTTTGAAAAAGAGAGCATTCAGCCAGACCAAATCGATGAGCAAACGATTGGTTTTATTCTCGGACCAAGATTAAATGCCTTAGGTCGTTTGGGCGATCCAAACCCTGGTGTGCAGTTCTTAACCTCTTTTGATGACCAAGAAGTTGGCGAACTTGTTGAGTTACTAGACTCAGAAAATAACGCCCGTAAAGCCATCGTTGATAAGATGGTGACAGAAGCGGAAGCCATAGTTGACGGTGAAGGTCAATTACCGCAAATGATTATCTTGGGCCAAGAGGGTTGGCATGAAGGGGTGCTAGGAATAGTAGCCAGTCGTTTGGTTGAAAAATATCACCGACCAACCATTCTACTAAGCAAGAAACCTGAAAATGGCAGCTATAAAGGGTCTGGCCGTTCAATAGAAGGGATTGACCTTTTCCAAGTATTACAAGCCGGTAAAGACTATGCGGACAAATTTGGTGGTCATGAAATGGCCGCTGGGATGACCGTAGCTATTGACCAGTTTGAAGCTTGGAAGTCGGCTTTACTTGACCGAGTGGCAGAATTTGAAGCGGTATATACTCAGCAAACACCGCTGAAAATTGATGGGATCATTGGGATTACAGACATCACCCTTGAAAATATCAAAGCCCTTGACCCAATTAAACCCTTTGGTACCGATAACCGACAACCCTTGTTTTTAATAAAGGACGTCCAATTATCACAAATCCAATTGATTGGGAAGGACAAGAATACTTTGAAACTGACAGTAGCAGATGCAGATGTCAAAACAAGTATGATTGCTTTTAAATCTGGCGCCTTAGCCAAACAATTAGTAGCGAACGAGCCAATCGATGTGGTAGTCACCTTGTCCATCAACGCATGGAACGGGAACCAATCACCGCAAGCTCAAATCAAGGATATTCGCCAGTCTAGTAAAAGTATTTTTGACTTGCGAAATATGCGCGAGCGCAATCAAATCATGTCGATTGAAAATGCCACTTATATCTTTGAAAATGCGCCGTTTTTCAAGGCTTATAAAGACGAAATTCCTTTTACAAGTGAGGCCATCATGACCAGTGAGATTGGTCAAATACTTGAAAAAGGATCGGCACGTGCTAGTAAGGAAAGCTTGGTCATTTTCGATATTCCAAAGGACTTATCAGCTGTTAAAGACTTGGTAAACCAAGCGGCAATTGATAATATTTATGTTTATGCTTATTCTGCAGTTAATGCATACATGGTTGGAAAACCAACCCGGCAAGAGTTCGGCCAATTATATAAATACTTACAAGGCCACGGAACAGTTCCACTCGCGGGTAAGGAACAGGCGCTGGCGGACTTCTTCAAGATTTCTAAGGTGAAACTTGATTTAATGGTGAAAGTCCTAGAAGAAGCGGAATTGGTTAAATGGCATAATACGGATTTAGTGACTTTACCGGTAAATGAGAAGGTAGACTTATTGGCAACTCAAACCATGGCCGATTGGGAGACCCAAATCAATAATGAACGACTTTTACGGTATAATGATGTTAAAATGATTAAAGATTATTTCTATTCAGGAGGAAAATAATGGATTTTAAACAATATATTGCAGACGTACAGGACTTCCCAGAGAAAGATATCTTATTTAGAGATATCACACCTTTGATGGGGAATGGCCCAGCCTTCCACGAAGCAATTAATGAAATCGTGGAATTTGCACGTGAGAAAGATGTAGATGTGGTTGTCGGACCAGAAGCCCGCGGATTTATTGTTGGTTGTCCAGTTGCTTATGCATTAAATATTGGCTTCGTTCCTGCACGTAAAAAAGGTAAATTACCTCGTGAAATTGAATCAATCGATTACGGTTTGGAGTACGGTCAATCAACCCTACAAATCCATAAAGATGCGATTAAACCGGGCGATAAAGTTCTAATTGCAGATGACTTATTAGCAACTGGCGGTACTATCGAAGCTTGTGTGTCATTAATTGAAAAATTAGGTGGCGAAGTTGTTGGTGCAGCCTTCTTAGTAGAATTAGATGAATTCAAAGCCAGAGAAAAAATCGCTGGTACTGACGTATTCTCATTGATGCACTACTAGTATGAAGTAGTAAAATAACAGAAAACATGACCAAATCCCTATAAGGCGAAATTTGGTCATGTTTTTTTGCATAAATAATAGCATTTTGGTCGAGCAATCATTATTAGGCGGTAATATTCAATTCAGGTACAGCTCATAAGACGGGAAGGCCATGACATATTGGTCACCATCACAAGTTACTGTTAATTGACCACTAAGTGGATCAAAGGAAACTTGGTTTAAACTTGAATCGATATAGTTCATGATGACGAAAGCTGTCGCAAGTGTCGCATGTCCACAAAGGGACAATTTCACCGCCGGGGGTAAACCAACGTAAAAGGTAGTTGCCAGCTTCTTTAATCGCGAAGGGTATTTCTGGCAGGTTATTTTCCTTTGTGATGTTAATCATCAAGTCTTCTGGTAACCACTTATCTAAGATACAGACAGCAGTAGAATTATCTTCAAATGATTGTTCTGCAAATGCATCGACGATATATATGCTTCATATACTTTGCTCCTTCAATTAGGAATATCTCTTCCAATTATTGTAGTGTATATTTCAATAATGTAAATAGGTGATTGTCGTATAGGCATCGACCTGGTTAATTTGAAGGCACAAAAAAGCCATGATGGTCATCGGATAATGGATGCCACCATGGTATAAGGATTTAATAAGTATGTTCTCTAAATAAACTGATTACGCGTCCTAAAATTTGCACGTCTGGTAAAATAATAGGCTCTAAGCTATGGTTTTCTGGTTGTAAGCGAATATACCCATCCTCTTTAAAGAATCGTTTACAGGTAGCTTCACCTTCGTCTGTCATGGCGATTACAATATCACCATTTTTGGCAGATGATTCTTGACGAACGATAACGAAGTCGCCATCTAAGATACCTGCTTCAATCATTGAATCACCACGTATTTTCAACATAAATAGGGAATCTGATTGGTTCTTCAAAGTAGGTGGAATAGGGAAATAATCTTCAATTTCTTCAACGGCAGTAATTGGTTGACCGGCAGTTACCGTACCAATCATTGGAATACCTTGACTAGATACACCTAGCAACTCCAAGCCTTTGTCTGTGATTTCCATAGCACGCGGTTTAGTCGCGTTCCGAAGTAGATAACCTTGCTTTTCTAATTGAGAAAGGTGGCCATGGACTGTAGAAGTTGAAGATAGGTTCACGGCTTCACAGATTTCCCTTACTGTTGGGGGGAACCCTTGACTTTGAATGTTTGAATAGATACATTTTAGAATTTGCAGATGACGTTCTTTCATTAGCTGTACTCCTTTTTTGTGGGTTATGAGTTCTAACTATTCACGTTTTATTTATAATCAGTATAGCACATACGTTCGGTCAATACAAACGTACATTCGATGAATGTGAAAATACTGACCAATATTCGTCTGATAGCCTAGTGTTTGGTATAATAGAGGGCACAATCATACACGTAATAAGATAAATGAGGTGTCAAACATGGGAAATAAGGGTTTCTTATTTATTTTTAACCAAGCTGCTGGGAAAAAGAAGAAGGCCGATATAAATGCATTGGTATTAGACCGGGCT encodes:
- the recJ gene encoding single-stranded-DNA-specific exonuclease RecJ, whose amino-acid sequence is MLQSVYEWIEPEYLSNADDTAATFIQQLAEDLSLPKMVVQVIYDKGYQTAEAIQAFIAKEPVFYDPFLLKDMEKAVSRLHQAVEDYEEILIYGDYDADGITSTTILYETLEMLGANVSFYLPNRFDDGYGPNKDVYAYYIKKGTQLILTCDNGVAGHEAVAYAKDQGVDVIITDHHEIGDSLPDAYAIVHPRHPEGQYPFGDLAGAGVALKLATALLGETPSDLLDVAAIGTVADLVSLTDENRVIVASGLDQMKHTERLGLQMFFEKESIQPDQIDEQTIGFILGPRLNALGRLGDPNPGVQFLTSFDDQEVGELVELLDSENNARKAIVDKMVTEAEAIVDGEGQLPQMIILGQEGWHEGVLGIVASRLVEKYHRPTILLSKKPENGSYKGSGRSIEGIDLFQVLQAGKDYADKFGGHEMAAGMTVAIDQFEAWKSALLDRVAEFEAVYTQQTPLKIDGIIGITDITLENIKALDPIKPFGTDNRQPLFLIKDVQLSQIQLIGKDKNTLKLTVADADVKTSMIAFKSGALAKQLVANEPIDVVVTLSINAWNGNQSPQAQIKDIRQSSKSIFDLRNMRERNQIMSIENATYIFENAPFFKAYKDEIPFTSEAIMTSEIGQILEKGSARASKESLVIFDIPKDLSAVKDLVNQAAIDNIYVYAYSAVNAYMVGKPTRQEFGQLYKYLQGHGTVPLAGKEQALADFFKISKVKLDLMVKVLEEAELVKWHNTDLVTLPVNEKVDLLATQTMADWETQINNERLLRYNDVKMIKDYFYSGGK
- a CDS encoding SDR family NAD(P)-dependent oxidoreductase, encoding MSQTYTVITGASSGIGQAFAYKMASEGRNIIINGRNKKRLNETKKQAKELGAGQVLAYTADLVTSDEAEKFAQYCFDKGQIENFVHCLGFGDFSAISDQAYSQIAKLTHTNLLLTMFLSKRFAAGMLDQDTEANNITLIASVAGLIQTPKSAVYAASKAGVHAFANGLRQDLWSTKIKVTCILPGPVDTAFFDIADKDGSYFENVQSFATTPEIVADKMATAIERGQFEVIVPFYYDIMNRLMRLAPSLAYRLIHMTYEKGQFRD
- a CDS encoding adenine phosphoribosyltransferase; the protein is MDFKQYIADVQDFPEKDILFRDITPLMGNGPAFHEAINEIVEFAREKDVDVVVGPEARGFIVGCPVAYALNIGFVPARKKGKLPREIESIDYGLEYGQSTLQIHKDAIKPGDKVLIADDLLATGGTIEACVSLIEKLGGEVVGAAFLVELDEFKAREKIAGTDVFSLMHY
- a CDS encoding PhzF family phenazine biosynthesis protein, which encodes MKLSLCGHATLATAFVIMNYIDSSLNQVSFDPLSGQLTVTCDGDQYVMAFPSYELYLN
- the rnz gene encoding ribonuclease Z, with product MEITFLGTGAGVPSRSRNVTSIMLKLLDESNEMWMFDCGEATQHQIMKTTLKPRKVTKIFITHLHGDHIFGLPGFLSSRSHQGGESPVTIYGPKGIKAYIDNFLQVTRTTLGYDLIIQELADEGMVFQNDQYQVLYKTLDHAVQSYGFRVIEADQVGELLIDKAREAGVPNGPLLGQLKQGKTITLEDGTQLDGRDFIGPDKKGHIVTILGDTRYNKNAVALAKDADFLVHEATFAAGEERMARNYYHSTAKQAGQVAKEANVKQLLLTHISARYVGKASQQLEADARKVFANSQIVKDFDSISLG
- the lexA gene encoding transcriptional repressor LexA, whose product is MKERHLQILKCIYSNIQSQGFPPTVREICEAVNLSSTSTVHGHLSQLEKQGYLLRNATKPRAMEITDKGLELLGVSSQGIPMIGTVTAGQPITAVEEIEDYFPIPPTLKNQSDSLFMLKIRGDSMIEAGILDGDFVIVRQESSAKNGDIVIAMTDEGEATCKRFFKEDGYIRLQPENHSLEPIILPDVQILGRVISLFREHTY